GTAGACTCGGTTTGGCTGTGgaataacgaaacaaaatttgaaattagaTGCAATGTGACCACACACAAACCGccatcgccaccaccaccttACCGTGTTCACGTGGAAggttttgaagtttttcgcCTCAACCGACAGATCGGCCGTCCAGGGAATTTCGCCCTTTTTTACCATATTGACCGCATCGATGTAGATTAGGCGCGGTCGCTTCGTCAGCAGCAACATACGGCGTCGGGCAAACAGGCCCTTACGTTTGTAAATGAACCCATACTTAAGAATCTCCTCACCGTCGGTGAACCGCTGCCATTGACTAACCGGTCCGGGGTCATTTTTCATCACATCTTCAACCGATTTGAAGAACTTAAGTGAGGATAGTCCAGAGCGCGTTAAACTTGCGACGTTCGTAGTAGTGGTACGGCACGATCCGGTACGATTAGTGTCACCTTTTTCCCCTCCTCCACTTCCCTTCTCTCCACGACCAGTGCTTGCATCGCTCGTCCCTCCTCCGTCTGTCTCTTCCTCGTCCGGAACGTCTTCGTTTTCCTTCAGCTCAGCAAGCTTAAAGTCAAATAGGCGCGATATCTGCCTATCGTCTAGACCCGGCTGCATGCCCTCGGGAAAGTAGACACTGTTGAGCGAGCTGCTGTCACTGTTTAATACTGATTCCGTGGTGGATGGCAACGGTGCGGGCTGTTGGCGCACGTGCTCGAAATCGATCCCATCGAAGAACGCATGTTTCCGTATCGTGCAGTACCGTGGACTATCGCAAGCACCGAGCCGTTTACGCTGCTCCAGCTGCAGCAAACGTGTCACGAGATCTTTCGCCACCGGATCGAAGCTGTCCGCGTACGACACCTGACAGCTGAGAATCATTTTGAAAATCAGATACTCGGACGCACCGCGGAACGGCGATACACCGCACACCATCTGGTAGATCGTGCAGCCGTACGACCAAAGATCTGACGCCGGGGACGACGGTGTTCCAGTGAGGATTTCGGGCGAAACGTACTGTGCCGTACCGACGAAGCTGCGCCGTTTGTTCGGCCGTGGCGGACCGACTGCCGGTGGCCCATCGTCGCCATCGTCCGTATCATCCTCGTCCGCGTCCACCATACCGACAAGTACCCGGCGGGCCAGCTTCCGGGAAATGGAGCTCGGTGGTGGAGActgttcatcctttttttcctcgtccGCCTCTTCTTCGCTTCCCGCACCCAGCTCGTCCTCCTCTTTGTAGTCCAGCTTGGAGGAGCCAAAGTCCGCCATCAGTACGTGCATTTTCCCATCGAGCAGGATGTTTTCCGGCTTAATGTCCCGATGGAGGATGCCCAGATTGTGCATCGTTTCCAGCGCGAGCAGTATCTCGGCCGCATAAAACCGGGCACACTCGAGCGTGAACGAGGGTCGTGAAAGTAGTGCAAGCAATGTGCCATTGCAGGCGTAAGTCATGACGAAATACAGCTTGGTACGGTCCTGAAAGGTGCAGTACAGGCCGAGGAATCCGGGCTTTCCGGTAAGTCGATTCAGCACCTCCCGTTCCCGCTTCACGTACTCTTGCTTCTTCTCACGCAATATTAGCCTTTTTTCGCATACTTTTACTGCAAATCGAGAAAAGGGAGAGATTTAGCATAATAACGTGTAAATAGCGAAGAACAACAACCGCTCGACAGCTGACTTACTTGCATATTTCTTCGATGTTCGTACTTCTTTGGCCAGGTAAACGCAGCTGAAGCTTCCTTCGCCCAGCATTTTTCCGAAGTAAAAATCATTTGGATTCAGCCGATGGCTGCTGCCCGACGACTTGGTGCGATTATTTTCCATCACCACCTGTACCGTGTGTCCCCGTGTCGCGGGCAAAGGGGAGGAAGaggggaggaggaggaagaagaaaaaaacacacacaaaagatcTGGTATTAGTAATGGGCGTTATTTTTAAACCCCTATTCGATTATGACAATTTTTTTGACTGCTTTGTTTTGCCAGGTCTACTATGTGAGAAATTTCTGTTCCGCGAATGACACACATTTTTGCATTAGATCATTTTGCACTAGAACGTGGGAATTGGacgcggggggggggggggggatttccCCGCACATCCGTCTGCGCCGTGTAGCGATCGCGAGGGAACGATGGACATTGTTTACTTTGattcaaaatgcaaaaataaacgtGTTTTTCTTCGGAGTGCGCGttgttttgcacattttacGAGCAAAACCGAATTTCGCACACCTATTTGCTAAACTACAGTCGTATACACGCGCTACTACCGTGTTGGTTGATTGCATATCCACGGATGCAAGTTTTGCACAGGTTTCTTGCACTGGCTACTGTTTCTTGGAACTGGAGCACTGTGATGATTCACATTCGAACGGGACAGCAATCTACTGACGGACAGCAAAACAACGAACCCCAACCCAAACTGATCCCCGTGGTACGAGGATTGCAGAACGATTTAcagcacagcaaaaacacagacttcttttttcttctaggaAAATAATACACCACCGAACGGGGCTAATCCGGGAGAGAAGCGTCGggctttttttccaaaattccgAACAAATCGCGAGCcgtagcttttcttttttatggcTTTACTTCCTGTATTGAACACAATTAAAACGAAGACGAATCAAACAATAACGCGTTTTGGTCACACAGATAGAAGGAAAACTCCGACGCGCTTCAGTACATATCGATAATTTCCTTTCCACTAGAGCTCGCATTTCTGCGAAAGTGTTTTGGAAGATTTGAATGTCAAAAAAGGCACCCCAACTGTCAAGGCTCAggtgtggaaaattttcatcatcgaaaagaaaaacggaaaagcgaTGTAAAACCACATCTGATAATGCTGCTTgtataaaatagaaataatttcCGTACAATTTAATTGTAAAACATCTACCTTTTGTGATAGTTTAGTTACTTTTCCTTCAAAAAGGGTTCAATTTGAATTGATCTAAAATAAACCAATACCTTGTAGACGCGGCTAAACATCGAACATCTGTTGGCATTTGACACATTTGAAAACACGCCCTACGTTTACGGAGGCCGATTACCTACTCAAATCTCGATCGAATCGAAGGTTCTCAGCTAGCGTATGAGTTTTAAATGATCGTGTACGGTGATATTTGAGAGAGAATCGTATTTTTACAAAAactaacagcaaaacaaacctcaAAGTGTAATCTTTTCATTGAACAAGTTTGCAACGGATATCCTTGTTTTCGTAAAATCGGAAAAATACAACACCAGTTCCAGAAGCTGCTAGCGCACACGAAGCTATCAACTCGGGCTGCTAACCATGTTCGACATGAAAAAATTTGGTGTTTACTTGTTATCCATTGAATTACGGTATTATTAAAGTATAATTTATTTGCTCCCCGTAAAGAAAACGGTACGCAAAACAGCGCAAAAATGGACAACGATCGCTTGTTTCTACCGGGTAAGTGTAGTTACGTTGCGGGTTGGGCCCGCAAAATCGACGGCATCAAGGGCGATGGCTCGCGAGCAGCACTACCAAGATGTTGGCTGCTACTCCCACCGCGCAAAGAAGGGAGGGAAAGAatgaagggagaaaaaagaatcTTAAATAGCAAATTATGCGTACACGGTGTAAATACGGTGCAGCAAGTTGTGGAGTTCGTTTTGTTAGCAAAAGCGTACACTATTTGTGCTAAAGTGTGCTGTGTAAAGCATTTGGCCGGGTTAGCATCGGTTGAAAATACGGTCGGTGCGATCTAACGACGGAACGTGCGGGAAAATGgcttataaaaaaacatatgacTAATCTTGCCCGTGGCTGCACACTATACCCATCCACGCGATATATACAAGACTGGCGGCCGTGGGGTGGTTGGTCGGAGCTTGCCTTAAGACACACTGTGAAGTGATAAAGGGTTTTGCTCCGAATAATGCTAGAAAGACTCTTTatgggtgaagaaaaaatgaagaaaatgttgGCTTTATCGGCAACACATCGAATTATACCGCAGCTGTGATAAGTACCTAGTAGTACCAGCCCAAATGGGTAcggatcttcttcttctgcgtgCCGGCAAAGGCTTGTCTGCGCACTGTTGAATGGGGATTTTTGCCTGATTTTGTGAAAATAACTATCACACTACTAAGTGATGCTTATCTCGCTTCCATTTTTGTCTGCTCAGACGAGGTGGTGGACATGGACCCGAACATGACAAATCGGTTACAGCAACATACCGTAGTATTAGACGAAAGTGCAGCACCACAGCCAAGCACATCCTACTCCCGAGTGTCTCCTCCGAAAGCGATCATCGATAGCAGTCCACTGCAAAGCGCCATGGACAAGAACAAAGAATGTAAGCTAATCCGGATCTTTTCTAGTTACGTGCccttatttattcataaaaatattgtcTAATTCTCCCTTGAAACAGCACTAAAAGTGAAGCTGTTGGTACGGCGTTCCTTCGACCAGCTCGTGCAGCAAGGAATAATGCCTCGTAAGTATGAGTCCTGCATTTATTGGAAGTATCATCGTTACCGTCTCGCCCTTTTGCAGCACTGAAAACATCCCCGGCAATATACGAACAGCGCAGGCAGCTGGAACGGGCCAAAACCGGAGATATGCTGAAAGCGAAGATAAAGAAGCGTCCCGATCGTGTGGAACTCGAGCAGCGTCATATTCTTGAGCAGTGTGACAGCCACGTCGATCCGAGTCTGGCAGAAAAGCGACGAATGCTCGAGAAAGCGATACTGGTGGATCATCTCAACTCGAAGATATCGCACCGTCCGGGACCGCTCGATCTGATCGGCAAGAATATCCTGCACGTGGAGGAACCGATCGAGCGGATGGTAAAGGAAGGGCTGGTGGATTATGCTTCGATGCTGGACGAATCGAACGTGTCCGTGGCAACGACACCGAGCATGGCAGGCGAGGGGGAAGATTCCCTCAGTTCCGAGGGTGAATCGTTGCACAGTGTGGCGGTTGCATTGGTAAGCCAGCCGGGAGCAGTTAGTGCCACACTGTTACAGCATCAAATACAGCTACAACCGTTGCAAACTCCAACACAATCACCTCAAACAGtactaacagcagcagcgccagTAGTACAGCCTGAATTTTTCACCCTAAAGCCAACGATTCCTATCGTGGTGAATGATGGGACGGTGCTGGCTGCGATCGCGACTCCCGTCGTGACGACTATTGCTACCGTCCCGATGGAGCAGGGCAATAAAGATAATAGTAGTCCCATCTCAGCAAGTAACAGTACCAGCACACCAGCCACCACCAACCCGCTTCGTCCAATACTGCCAACGCCAAGTGCCAACCTTACCATGACAACACTACCGACGGATATGAAGCTCCTCGGTAGCAACAGCACCAACTTCATCTCCGGCAAAGATAAgctggtgaagaaaaaaggcaaatcgAAGAGTATCACCAAGGCAAAGTCGATCAAGTTTCACGAGTATAAGGGTCCACCCAATGCTCACAGAGGTTCCTCGTCCTCATCTTCATTGGCGGGGCACGGTGTAGGTGGTGGTGGAACCGGTTCCGGAGGTGGTTCAGACAACAACTATCAGCTGATCATGCAACAGCAGTACTTGCTGGAATATCTCGAAGAGATGTGCAAAAAACCGACCGGCGTTTCTTCGCCCTCCAGCCGAGAACCGCAGATCGATGGGGAAGAAATTGCTGGCAGTGATCATACCCCGATCGATTCCCCGCTCAGTGCGGGTGGATCATCCCGGaacaaaaacaccatcaccggaGGAAACAGTAGTAGCAGCGGCGGCACCACACTACCCTCTACACCGGCCACCGGGATGGATCTTGCAGTCGAAACGTTAAACAAGCTAAAAGTGTCCCAGCTGAAGAAGTACTGCAAGCAGTACAATCTGGCTGTATCCGGCACAAAGTCGAACCTTATCGAACGGTTGAAACCGTTAATCAAGTTAATCGACACGAAtagctctctcgctcttggaTCACCTGGCGGAGGAGCAACTGAGTCAGCCGAGCTGGAAGATAGCTTGCTGGCGGAACAAGAGAAGCGTATAGCGGAATTGCAATTGCAGCTAAAGAAGAGTCAGGAAGAGTTGGAACAATTCCGTTCACTGTGCAATAATCCTTTCGTTGGACCGGGTACGGACACACAACCGATGGTGGTAACCGttgctccaccaccaccaccaccgcccccACCACTGCCAGTGGCCTCGCTTGGTCCGGTATTGGTTGGGTCACCGTACTCCATTTCTACCGCTGACTCGTGTGATCCGCCCAGCGTGGATGATCCAGCGACCGAACTTGAACGAGTCCCACAGGAAACAACGGTGCCGGCGCTCGAGGGAAGCTTCTTGCTGGAAGGACTCACAGCCGCAAATCCGACTGCGGTTGATTATGGGCATGATTATGAGCGAGAACATCTGATCGTAGACCGCAGTCCAACGCATCGCCCGACGCTGGATAAGGTGCTCGGACAGGTACAGCCAACCATATCGGGACTGACGATGAATACGGATGTAAATGAGGAACGGGGTGGGAATATGGCATCGTTGCCAAGATCGGCAATGGGCACAATGGGAGCTGGTGGTAATGGGAATGTCCGATCGGTCGGTGGAGACATGCAG
This genomic window from Anopheles maculipalpis chromosome 2RL, idAnoMacuDA_375_x, whole genome shotgun sequence contains:
- the LOC126556832 gene encoding uncharacterized protein LOC126556832; this translates as MDNDRLFLPDEVVDMDPNMTNRLQQHTVVLDESAAPQPSTSYSRVSPPKAIIDSSPLQSAMDKNKESLKVKLLVRRSFDQLVQQGIMPPLKTSPAIYEQRRQLERAKTGDMLKAKIKKRPDRVELEQRHILEQCDSHVDPSLAEKRRMLEKAILVDHLNSKISHRPGPLDLIGKNILHVEEPIERMVKEGLVDYASMLDESNVSVATTPSMAGEGEDSLSSEGESLHSVAVALVSQPGAVSATLLQHQIQLQPLQTPTQSPQTVLTAAAPVVQPEFFTLKPTIPIVVNDGTVLAAIATPVVTTIATVPMEQGNKDNSSPISASNSTSTPATTNPLRPILPTPSANLTMTTLPTDMKLLGSNSTNFISGKDKLVKKKGKSKSITKAKSIKFHEYKGPPNAHRGSSSSSSLAGHGVGGGGTGSGGGSDNNYQLIMQQQYLLEYLEEMCKKPTGVSSPSSREPQIDGEEIAGSDHTPIDSPLSAGGSSRNKNTITGGNSSSSGGTTLPSTPATGMDLAVETLNKLKVSQLKKYCKQYNLAVSGTKSNLIERLKPLIKLIDTNSSLALGSPGGGATESAELEDSLLAEQEKRIAELQLQLKKSQEELEQFRSLCNNPFVGPGTDTQPMVVTVAPPPPPPPPPLPVASLGPVLVGSPYSISTADSCDPPSVDDPATELERVPQETTVPALEGSFLLEGLTAANPTAVDYGHDYEREHLIVDRSPTHRPTLDKVLGQVQPTISGLTMNTDVNEERGGNMASLPRSAMGTMGAGGNGNVRSVGGDMQDLSLSMKSVNFEPVNDTGDASMQQDTIMLNDFEDIDLVDFHMHSLDSDGPFPMITNHDPDLVASTGKHPPHTTTHDGIGMFCNREADATSGGKLMSNGFTAPELRSQDMHSDMLHDHANQQQHTYLNNNDGGDGTASVMLELDLMDHNDSKQLTFGSLHHPQPHLQQHHATHLQQQQQQHHSDSNNNTSYDAGRTVTIGPLRFAVQDQPVASTSTSSSSSSTSSSPSNCFRGLGSSSFSSKHANKQNHHLNLHQQQQQHHHQQQQHHHQQQQPQTHHQNLLDQLSTPPATVSGETIDSYQDNAMDFESLLTSDTDNMLTANNCHRMMLDCAQDKPMFSYLPDPSILDYFSEDCNGLDYEIKHLEY
- the LOC126557483 gene encoding 3-phosphoinositide-dependent protein kinase 1; this translates as MQSTNTVVMENNRTKSSGSSHRLNPNDFYFGKMLGEGSFSCVYLAKEVRTSKKYAIKVCEKRLILREKKQEYVKREREVLNRLTGKPGFLGLYCTFQDRTKLYFVMTYACNGTLLALLSRPSFTLECARFYAAEILLALETMHNLGILHRDIKPENILLDGKMHVLMADFGSSKLDYKEEDELGAGSEEEADEEKKDEQSPPPSSISRKLARRVLVGMVDADEDDTDDGDDGPPAVGPPRPNKRRSFVGTAQYVSPEILTGTPSSPASDLWSYGCTIYQMVCGVSPFRGASEYLIFKMILSCQVSYADSFDPVAKDLVTRLLQLEQRKRLGACDSPRYCTIRKHAFFDGIDFEHVRQQPAPLPSTTESVLNSDSSSLNSVYFPEGMQPGLDDRQISRLFDFKLAELKENEDVPDEEETDGGGTSDASTGRGEKGSGGGEKGDTNRTGSCRTTTTNVASLTRSGLSSLKFFKSVEDVMKNDPGPVSQWQRFTDGEEILKYGFIYKRKGLFARRRMLLLTKRPRLIYIDAVNMVKKGEIPWTADLSVEAKNFKTFHVNTPNRVYYLEDPEGFALKWCDTITDVHRKAFLNSENNDNNAVNPNE